A single genomic interval of Cucumis sativus cultivar 9930 chromosome 5, Cucumber_9930_V3, whole genome shotgun sequence harbors:
- the LOC101221769 gene encoding annexin D3 has translation MSSFSFKSLSWRKSKSSKSDSAHSFSSEEQRFRTENMGTLRVPETVPSPAQDCDRLKKAFDGWGTDEKALIRILGQRNAAQRKAIRETYLELYNESLIDRIHAELSGDFRKAAILWAYDPAERDARLANEALRSYKKGVRELQVLVEIACATSPHHLMAVRQAYCSLFDCSLEEDIFSTISMPFSQLLVGVVSSFRHDKEVVDSIVADSEANLLHDAIKAKQLNRSGVIWILSTRNFFQLRATFACYRQKYGNSIDQDIVKCGTSDLESLFKMAILCIDTPEKHFAKVINKAIVGLGTDEDSLTRAIVSRAEIDTMKIREAYSNMFKGKLDDDVIGDTSGDYKDMLMILLGANV, from the exons ATGAGCAGTTTCTCCTTCAAATCCTTATCCTGGAGGAAATCCAAATCCTCCAAATCGGATTCAGCTCATTCCTTTTCGTCGGAGGAACAACGGTTTCGGACGGAAAATATGGGAACTCTGAGAGTGCCGGAGACCGTTCCTTCTCCCGCCCAGGACTGTGATAGGCTCAAGAAAGCTTTTGATG GATGGGGAACGGATGAGAAGGCATTGATAAGGATATTAGGACAAAGAAATGCAGCTCAAAGGAAAGCAATTAGAGAGACTTATCTCGAGCTATACAACGAGTCGCTGATTGATCGCATCCACGCTGAACTCTCCGGTGATTTTAGA AAAGCCGCAATTTTGTGGGCATATGATCCTGCAGAGAGGGATGCAAGATTGGCAAATGAAGCTTTGAGGTCATATAAGAAAGGGGTCCGTGAGCTTCAAGTATTAGTGGAGATAGCCTGTGCCACATCTCCTCACCATCTGATGGCTGTAAGACAGGCCTACTGTTCTCTCTTCGATTGCTCACTTGAAGAAGACATTTTCTCTACCATCTCGATGCCTTTTAGTCAG CTTTTAGTTGGTGTGGTGAGTTCCTTCAGGCATGATAAAGAAGTGGTGGACAGTATCGTTGCTGATTCAGAAGCTAATTTATTACATGATGCTATCAAAGCGAAGCAATTAAACCGCAGCGGCGTCATTTGGATACTCAGCACAAGGAATTTCTTTCAGCTTAGAGCAACGTTTGCATGCTATAGGCAAAAGTATGGAAACTCTATTGACCAG GACATTGTGAAATGTGGAACTAGTGATTTAGAATCGCTCTTCAAAATGGCAATTTTGTGCATTGACACTCCCGAAAAACACTTCGCTAAG GTAATCAACAAGGCCATTGTTGGACTTGGAACAGACGAAGATTCTCTAACCAGAGCCATTGTAAGTCGAGCTGAGATAGACACAATGAAAATTAGAGAAGCGTATTCCAACATGTTCAAAGGCAAGCTTGACGACGATGTTATCGGCGACACATCTGGAGACTACAAGGACATGTTGATGATCTTGCTTGGAGCTAATGTTTGA
- the LOC116403977 gene encoding repetitive proline-rich cell wall protein 1-like, with protein MKTACIFLGILLSFLLLVNFCYAAEESVTEFQSGKGAAGVTAKNGEEEDEKFKFLLHHKPYYKKPFLKPIPYKHPFLKKPIPVHPFHKKPIVFEKKPLPVHPFFKKPIDHPPVFHTHP; from the exons ATGAAAACTGCTTGCATTTTTCTAGGCATTTTGctgtcttttcttttgcttgtAAACTTCTGCTATGCAGCAGAAGAAAGTGTTACTGAATTTCAGTCTGGAAAAg GTGCAGCTGGTGTAACAGCTAAGAAtggagaagaggaagatgagAAATTCaagtttcttcttcaccaCAAACCATACTACAAGAAACCATTTCTAAAGCCAATTCCATACAAACATCCATTTCTCAAGAAGCCCATCCCAGTTCACCCATTCCACAAAAAGCCAATTGTATTCGAGAAGAAGCCACTTCCAGTTCATCCATTCTTCAAGAAGCCAATTGATCACCCACCAGTCTTCCACACCCATCCTTGA